One region of Triticum aestivum cultivar Chinese Spring chromosome 6B, IWGSC CS RefSeq v2.1, whole genome shotgun sequence genomic DNA includes:
- the LOC123135148 gene encoding putative receptor protein kinase ZmPK1, which yields MRCWVFFFLSTLPWTALSEGGERGSVMWRGDSFAVEDASSSFLASPSGNFSCGFRQVATNAYTFVIWFTASADATVAWTANRDAPVNGRGSRAELRRDGSLVLQDLDGHVVWNTNISTTSADRAELLDSGNLVLFDESGRTLWQSFDWPTDTLLPGQPITRYRRLVSASARGLPYSGFYSFYFDSNNILNLMYDGPEISSNYWPNPFSKWWENGRTAYNSTRYGSLDVRGRFSASDNLQFDASDMGAHGVMRRLTLDYDGNLRLYSLDVSGAGTWQVTWAALSNPCDVHGICGRYGLCTQTQGLGGAGAPVCSCPEGFVVAEASDWSKGCRRTFDVRCGEDVYFAKMPGADYSGFDLNYTKALTYHECRQICLDDCNCEAFGYKHGGGGKCYTKIALWNGRLPDSYQVIYLKVPRRVGNLDPSVLHFGGHACTVLEVNASSNSSSYSHLPAAHSKLNFVYFYSFLAGLFVMEAIFIAAGYLFVFRADTAARRIRDQGYSLVLDHFKRFTYDELSAATCEFSDEIGRSALGAIYKGVLDDGRSVTVTRLEEVMQADEVFRSELSAIGRINHMNLVRIWGFCSEHSHRLLVSEHVDNGSLDKALFLRGASLGWHARYGIAVGVAKGLAYLHHECLEWIVHCDVKPENIMLGADLEPKIADFGLAELLSRSRVQGTRGYIAPEMALNLPITGKADVFSFGVVLLELLRGQRVCDWAVDGGDEEVLRMDFRRRVALLREETRDLQEAWLEEFVDARLHGDFSYLQAATMLELAVLCVDDDPRRRPSMDAVVQTLLSTQDVMPTSVRHAHAASPDQEISHIDPMV from the coding sequence ATGAGATGCTGGGTTTTCTTCTTTCTCTCCACCTTGCCTTGGACCGCTCTCTCGGAAGGTGGTGAGCGCGGGAGCGTCATGTGGCGCGGCGACTCTTTCGCCGTGGAGGACGCTTCCTCTTCTTTCCTGGCATCGCCCAGCGGCAACTTCTCGTGCGGATTCCGCCAGGTGGCCACGAACGCCTACACGTTCGTTATCTGGTTCACGGCCTCGGCCGACGCCACCGTTGCTTGGACGGCCAACCGCGACGCCCCTGTCAATGGTAGGGGCTCGCGAGCCGAGCTCCGGCGTgatgggtcgctggtgctgcaggACTTGGACGGCCACGTCGTGTGGAACACCAACATCAGCACCACGAGCGCGGACCGCGCGGAGCTCCTCGACTCCGGCAACCTCGTGCTGTTCGACGAGTCCGGGCGCACGCTGTGGCAGAGCTTCGACTGGCCCACGGACACGCTCCTCCCGGGGCAGCCCATCACGCGGTACCGGCGGCTGGTGTCGGCGTCAGCCAGGGGCCTGCCATACTCCGGCTTCTACAGCTTCTACTTCGACAGCAACAATATCCTCAACCTCATGTACGACGGCCCGGAGATCAGCAGCAACTACTGGCCGAACCCCTTCAGCAAGTGGTGGGAAAACGGCCGGACGGCGTACAACAGCACGCGCTACGGCAGCCTAGACGTGCGTGGCCGCTTCTCCGCCAGCGACAATCTGCAGTTCGACGCCTCCGACATGGGCGCCCACGGCGTCATGCGGCGCCTCACGCTCGACTACGACGGGAACCTCCGCCTGTACAGCCTCGACGTCTCCGGCGCGGGAACGTGGCAAGTCACGTGGGCGGCCCTCTCAAATCCCTGCGACGTGCACGGGATCTGCGGCCGGTACGGACTGTGCACGCAGACGCAGGGGTTGGGCGGTGCCGGGGCGCCGGTGTGCTCGTGCCCGGAGGGGTTCGTCGTCGCCGAAGCCAGCGACTGGAGCAAGGGTTGCCGGCGCACATTCGACGTGCGGTGCGGCGAGGACGTCTACTTCGCCAAGATGCCAGGCGCGGACTACTCGGGCTTCGACCTCAACTACACCAAGGCCCTCACCTATCACGAGTGCCGCCAGATCTGCCTCGACGACTGCAACTGCGAGGCGTTCGGCTacaagcacggcggcggcggcaaatGCTACACTAAGATCGCCCTCTGGAACGGCCGCCTTCCGGACAGCTATCAGGTCATCTACCTCAAGGTGCCACGCCGCGTCGGGAACCTGGACCCCTCCGTGCTGCACTTCGGCGGCCACGCGTGCACCGTGCTCGAGGTGAACGCCAGCAGCAACAGCTCCTCGTACTCGCACCTGCCGGCCGCACACAGCAAGCTCAACTTCGTCTACTTCTACTCCTTCCTGGCCGGGCTGTTCGTCATGGAGGCCATCTTCATCGCCGCCGGGTATCTGTTCGTGTTCCGAGCGGACACGGCGGCGCGGCGGATCCGCGACCAAGGGTACAGCCTGGTGCTCGACCACTTCAAAAGGTTCACGTACGACGAGCTGTCGGCGGCGACCTGCGAGTTCAGCGATGAGATCGGGAGGAGCGCGTTGGGGGCTATTTACAAGGGTGTCTTGGATGACGGCCGGAGCGTCACAGTGACAAGGCTGGAGGAGGTGATGCAGGCCGACGAGGTGTTCCGGTCGGAGTTGAGCGCCATAGGGCGAATCAACCACATGAACCTCGTCAGGATATGGGGCTTCTGCTCCGAGCACTCGCACCGGCTCCTCGTCTCAGAGCACGTCGACAACGGCTCGCTCGACAAGGCCCTCTTCCTCCGCGGCGCGTCGTTGGGGTGGCACGCGAGGTACGGGATCGCCGTCGGCGTCGCCAAGGGGCTGGCATACCTCCACCACGAGTGCCTTGAGTGGATCGTGCACTGCGACGTGAAGCCCgagaacatcatgctgggcgccgACCTGGAGCCCAAGATCGCCGACTTCGGGCTCGCGGAGCTGCTGAGCCGCTCCCGGGTGCAGGGTACCAGGGGGTACATCGCACCGGAGATGGCGCTGAACCTTCCCATAACGGGCAAGGCCGATGTGTTCAGCTTCggcgtcgtgctgctggagctgctccGTGGGCAGAGGGTGTGCGACTGGGCGGTGGATGGAGGAGATGAGGAGGTGCTGCGCATGGACTTCCGGCGGCGCGTCGCGCTGCTTAGGGAGGAGACGAGAGATTTGCAGGAGGCGTGGCTGGAGGAGTTCGTCGACGCGCGGCTGCACGGCGATTTCAGCTACCTGCAGGCAGCCACAATGCTGGAGTTAGCGGTGTTGTGCGTGGACGACGATCCGAGAAGGAGGCCTAGCATGGACGCCGTCGTGCAAACGCTCCTCTCGACACAGGATGTCATGCCGACGTCCGTGCGTCATGCCCATGCGGCGTCTCCTGACCAAGAGATCAGTCACATCGATCCCATGGTCTAA